The stretch of DNA GCGTGAATCCCGCCGTCCGGATCAGGATATTCACGTCCACCCGCGCCCCGCTGACGATCCCCACCCCACCCGTGTACCACCCGCGCGGACCGGGTTCGAGGTCGCGGATGGCGGTCATGACGCGGGGCTTGGGAGCGCCCGTGATCGTGCCGCCGGGAAAGGTGGCGGCGAGCAACTCGCGCACCGAGAGCCCCGCCCGCGCCCGCGCCCGCACCTCCGAGACGAGGTGCATCACGTGGCTGTAGCGCTCCACCAGCCCGAAGTCGGGCACCGTCACCGTGCCGGGCGCGGCCACCCGCCCCAGGTCGTGCCGCACGAGGTCCACCAGCATGGTGTGCTCTGCGGTCTCCTTGAGGTCCTCCCGCAACTCCCTTTCCAGCGCCGCGTCTTCCCGGGGCGTGTCCCCCCGGCGCCGGGTGCCCGCGATGGGCCGGGCCGAAACTTCCCCCTCCGCCCACAGCACCAGGCGCTCGGGAGAACACGACACGACCACCTCGTCCCCCAGGTCCACGAAGGCCATGAAGGGGCTGGGATTGACCTCCCGCAGCCGCAGGTAGGCGGCGAGGGGATCGCCCTCGGCGGTTGCCCGCACCCCCCGCGAGAGGTTGACCTGATAGACCTCCCCGGCCCGGATCAGCTCCTGCACGGTGCGGACGCCCGCCGGATAGTCCACGTCGTCCGCCCCGAAGGTGCCCACCTGGAGGGTCGGCTGGGACGCCGGTTCCCCCGCGAGCACCGCCGCCCAGTCCACATGCCCGGCTTCGCCTACAGCCTCCAATGTCCCCGCCGCGCGGTCCCACACCAGCCCGCTGGGGTACAGACCCCACCACCCGGCCCGCCCGTCCGGGGCGTGGGTGTCCAGGCCAAAGGCGCCCGCCGCCTCGTACTTCAGGCCCCCCAGCCACGCGGGGAAGAGGGCGTCTCCACCGGGGTGCTCGGGCAATTCCTCCTGCACGTGCATGGGCCAGGCACTCAGGAAGGAGTACCGCCCGTACTCCACCACCGGCCCCAGCGATTCCAGCAGCGCGACCCCCGGTGCCCCCGCCGCCCGCAGCCGCAGCAACGCGTCGGCGGGCAAGAGGGCAGCGAGGGAGGCGGGCAGGGGAGGCAGGGCCGTCGTCACGGGCCGGATTGTAGGGGAGACGCTCGCCCCCCGACTCCTTCTCAATGTCGCTAAATCCCTACACGGCGTCCGGGTTTACGGGTACACTTGTCCCATGTGGGTCTCGACCAAAGCCCAGTACGGCCTGCGTGCCCTGATCGAGATCGGGCGACGGGAAGGCGGCGTGGCCGTGCCGCTCAAGGACGTGGCCGAACGCCAGGGCATCAGCCAGCATTACCTCGAGCAGATCGCCAGCAACCTGCGCCGCGCGGGCTTTATCAAGAGCGTGCGCGGCGCCCACGGCGGCTACCGCCTCGCCCGCCCCGCCCCCGAGATCAGCGCCTACGAGGTCGTCACGGCGATGGAGGGCAGCATCGCGCCCGTCTCCTGCGTCGAGGAGGACCACGTCTGCGACAAGGGCCACGTCTGCGGCACGGTGGACCTGTGGCAGCGGGTGGACACCGCCCTGCGAGACGTGCTGGGCGCCACCACCCTGGCCGACCTGATCGCGGACAGCGAGCGGCAGGAACACGCCCGGCTGGTGCAGCTCGAACCGGCCTATCCGGGGGTCCGGAACTAACCTTCCCCTTCCAGACACGCGGCGCCTTCCCCCCGGAGGCGCCCTTTTCATGGCCCGCCCCGTATCCTGAGGCCCGATGTACCGCCGCCTGCTCCAGCCTGCCCTCTTCCGCCTCGACGCCGAGGACGCCCACCACCTTACCCTTCGGCTGCTGGGCGGGGCCTCGCGGGTGCCGGGGTGGACCGCCCCCGTCCGGGCGCTCACGGCTCCAGCCGACTCCCGGCTGACGCAAACGCTGTGGGGCCACGCCTACCCCTCCCCGCTGGGGCTGGCGGCGGGCCTCGACAAGAACGGGGAGGCGGTCCCAGCCTTCTCCGCCCTCGGCTTCGGCTTCGTGGAGGTCGGCACGGTGACGCCGCTCGCGCAGCCCGGCAACGAGCGGCCCCGCCTCTTCCGCTTGCCGCCCGACCGGGCGCTGATCAACCGCATGGGCTTCAACAACGCAGGGGCAGACGCGCTGCACGCCCGTCTCGCCGCATTGGGGGATCGCCCGGTCCCCGTGTGGGTGAATATCGGCAAGAACAAGGCGACGCCCAACGAGGACGCGACCCAGGATTACCTCCGCCTCGTGCGGGCGCTGGGGGATGTGGCCGACGCCTTCGTGGTCAACGTGAGCAGT from Deinococcus sp. HSC-46F16 encodes:
- a CDS encoding chorismate-binding protein; translated protein: MTTALPPLPASLAALLPADALLRLRAAGAPGVALLESLGPVVEYGRYSFLSAWPMHVQEELPEHPGGDALFPAWLGGLKYEAAGAFGLDTHAPDGRAGWWGLYPSGLVWDRAAGTLEAVGEAGHVDWAAVLAGEPASQPTLQVGTFGADDVDYPAGVRTVQELIRAGEVYQVNLSRGVRATAEGDPLAAYLRLREVNPSPFMAFVDLGDEVVVSCSPERLVLWAEGEVSARPIAGTRRRGDTPREDAALERELREDLKETAEHTMLVDLVRHDLGRVAAPGTVTVPDFGLVERYSHVMHLVSEVRARARAGLSVRELLAATFPGGTITGAPKPRVMTAIRDLEPGPRGWYTGGVGIVSGARVDVNILIRTAGFTRTDEGWTVTVRAGGGTVIDADPRREAQETVHKAQALLAVLAGQPGRPPQPPAPPAPGRPWAPPPAETRTGLRVLVLDNRDSFTLNLVHDLLALGAEVDLRTQDESADSLLASHPDAVLVGPGPGTPATSGPTLELTRRCLEGGVPLLGVCLGHQALGEVLGGRVERAAPVHGRPAAVRHEGVGLFAGVADGAPFGRYHSLVVRGLPGEFVTARSEDGEVMALEVPGRPAWGVQFHPESVLSPAGRVLLGNWLRLSREARG
- a CDS encoding Rrf2 family transcriptional regulator is translated as MWVSTKAQYGLRALIEIGRREGGVAVPLKDVAERQGISQHYLEQIASNLRRAGFIKSVRGAHGGYRLARPAPEISAYEVVTAMEGSIAPVSCVEEDHVCDKGHVCGTVDLWQRVDTALRDVLGATTLADLIADSERQEHARLVQLEPAYPGVRN
- a CDS encoding quinone-dependent dihydroorotate dehydrogenase, producing the protein MYRRLLQPALFRLDAEDAHHLTLRLLGGASRVPGWTAPVRALTAPADSRLTQTLWGHAYPSPLGLAAGLDKNGEAVPAFSALGFGFVEVGTVTPLAQPGNERPRLFRLPPDRALINRMGFNNAGADALHARLAALGDRPVPVWVNIGKNKATPNEDATQDYLRLVRALGDVADAFVVNVSSPNTPGLRALQAANDLAALVRAVVAEVEEGRVRTLNRPPVLVKLAPDLHPADFEASVGAVVEAGAHGLIVSNTTLSREGLTHSSREQAGGLSGQPLTERSTALVREAYRLTGGRVPIVGVGGVFTAEDAYAKIRAGASLVEVYTALIYEGPGLPARLNRGLSRLLERDGFTSVAEAVGADAR